One Aphidius gifuensis isolate YNYX2018 linkage group LG3, ASM1490517v1, whole genome shotgun sequence DNA window includes the following coding sequences:
- the LOC122852225 gene encoding spondin-1 isoform X9, which yields MAYHVRLFISILLLIFIIDKTNCAKCDRRLEGVTTSPISLEGRFAINMWALNQTEIVEQYMPNVAYTVTINGYNVTNIQGKFTRFILTADNKNESSNVEGKFDIIDENLTKYSDKCPNTVVESTKISKEKISVTWTSPPEGSGCIMIRATIMETPETWYMDEAGISKVYCQDPKADADEPGPVLQDCCACDEAKYEVTFEGIWSRNTHPKNFPPKGWLTRFSDVIGASHTVDYRFWRYNETASQGLQQVAEFGSTRKLESELKDQSEHIRTIIKARGITHPNVTSKTFAVFRVDKQHHLMSLVSMIVPSPDWIVGVSGLELCLPNCSWIEHKELNMYPIDVGTDDGITYMSPDALSDPPQLIRRITNDWPNDSQSPFFDPLGPDMKPMAKLHLNRQRLYEKSCGDTTTSSQDSEACRTTRWGEWGPCGVTCGRGTRLRQRNYKDKEAAALHNCNVPLTDRGDCYANNPNCNGQTEEGTILSTPECELSEWSTWSSCTTTCGEGSTTRSRNFIHKKHRKKCKAIANGPQLQETFDCDNGPCENSETKEETNDENNAEDDDDGDDDDSENKNNEENENPDVTEEWLQNCPADAYGPWSQWSPCSVSCGSGLKSRYRFSNDNTQGINECKEQHVNCMAEVHDCNITPEIADENQDTEDFNGIQTGSQVVSTTRVTNDDKKIDCQVTEWSDWAPCKICKNHTYKTRAILVKAKNGGNKCPTKLAKKMKCHRRPECADHSHSRRRRYRDRRPEWDHNQVSADCKLTQWSTWSKCDGPCGNSLRHRTKKIIVDTHGPTEKPCTDLVEFQKCSITCS from the exons atggCTTATCATgtacgtttatttatttcaatattattattaatatttattattgataaaacaaattgtGCAAAATGTGATAGAAGACTTGAGGGAGTTACTACTTCACCAATTTCTCTGGAAGGTAGATTTGCCATTAATATGTGGGCACTTAATCAAACTGAAATCGTTGAACAATATATGCCAAATGTTGCATACACTG tgaCAATAAATGGCTACAATGTAACAAATATTCAAGGTAAATTTACAAGATTTATATTAACagctgataataaaaatgaatcatcaaATGTCGAAggaaaatttgatataattgatgaaaatttaacaaaatattctGACAAATGTCCAAATACTGTTgttgaatcaacaaaaatatcaaaagaaaaaataagtgtTACTTGGACAAGCCCACCAGAAGGAAGTGGCTGTATTATGATCAG aGCAACAATAATGGAAACTCCAGAAACATGGTATATGGATGAAGCAGGTATATCAAAAGTTTATTGTCAAGATCCAAAAGCTGATGCTGATGAACCAGGTCCTGTATTACAAGACTGTTGTGCATGTGATGAAGCAAAATATGAAGTTACATTTGAAGGAATTTGGTCAAGAAATACTCATccaaaa aATTTTCCGCCAAAAGGTTGGCTAACAAGATTTTCCGATGTTATTGGTGCTTCACATACAGTAGACTATAGATTTTGGCGTTATAATGAAACAGCTAGTCAAGGGCTTCAACAAGTTGCTGAATTTGGATCAACAAGAAAATTAGAATCCGAATTAAAAGAtcag agtgaACATATAAGAACAATTATAAAAGCACGTGGTATAACACATCCCAATGTAACATCAAAAACATTTGCTGTATTTAGAGTTGATAAACAACATCATTTAATGTCTCTAGTATCAATGAttg tacCATCACCTGATTGGATAGTTGGAGTATCAGGTCTTGAATTATGTCTACCAAATTGTTCATGGATTGAACATAAAGAACTAAACATGTATCCAATTGACGTTGGAACAGATGATGGTATCACTTACAtg TCACCAGATGCGTTATCTGATCCACCCCAGTTAATAAGACGAATAACAAATGATTGGCCAAATGATAGTCAATCACCATTTTTTGATCCACTGGGACCAGATATGAAACCAATGGCAAAACTTCATTTAAATCGTCAACGGTTATATGAGAAATCATGTGGAGATACAACTACATCTTCTCAAGATTCAG AAGCTTGTAGAACAACTCGTTGGGGTGAATGGGGACCATGTGGTGTAACATGTGGTCGAGGTACAAGATTACGTCAAAGAAATTATAAAGATAAAGAAGCTGCTGCATTACATAATTGTAATGTGCCACTTACTGATAGAGGAGATTGTTATGCTAATAATCCAAattg CAATGGACAGACAGAAGAAGGAACAATATTAAGTACTCCTGAGTGTGAATTAAGTGAATGGAGTACATGGAGTTCTTGTACAACAACATGTGGTGAAGGTAGTACAACAAGATCTcgtaattttattcataaaaaacacaGAAAAAAATGCAAGGCAATTGCAAATGGTCCACAATTACAGGAAACATTTGATTGTGATAATGGACCATGTGAAAATTCAGAAACAAAAGAA GAGACGAATGATGAAAACAATgctgaagatgatgatgatggtgatgatgatgatagtgaaaataaaaataatgaagaaaacgAGAATCCAGATGTAACCGAGGAATGGTTGCAG aaTTGTCCAGCAGATGCATATGGACCTTGGTCACAATGGAGTCCATGTTCTGTATCATGTGGTTCTGGATTAAAATCACGTTATAGATTTTCAAATGACAATACACAGGGTATCAATGAGTGCAAAGAACAACATGTTAATTGTATGGCTGAAGTACATGATTGCAATATAACACCAGAAATTGCTGATG aAAATCAAGATACTGAGGATTTTAATGGAATACAAACTGGTAGCCAAGTTGTATCAACAACTCGTGTtacaaatgatgataaaaaaattgattgtcaaGTAACAGAATGGAGTGATTGGGCACCttgtaaaatttgtaaaaatcatACATACAAAACTCGTGCAATTTTAGTTAAAGCAAAAAATGGAGGTAATAAATGTCCAACaaaattggcaaaaaaaatgaaatgtcaTAGACGTCCTGAATGTG ctgATCACAGTCATTCTCGTCGAAGAAGATATCGAGATC
- the LOC122852225 gene encoding spondin-1 isoform X6 codes for MAYHVRLFISILLLIFIIDKTNCAKCDRRLEGVTTSPISLEGRFAINMWALNQTEIVEQYMPNVAYTVTINGYNVTNIQGKFTRFILTADNKNESSNVEGKFDIIDENLTKYSDKCPNTVVESTKISKEKISVTWTSPPEGSGCIMIRATIMETPETWYMDEAGISKVYCQDPKADADEPGPVLQDCCACDEAKYEVTFEGIWSRNTHPKNFPPKGWLTRFSDVIGASHTVDYRFWRYNETASQGLQQVAEFGSTRKLESELKDQSEHIRTIIKARGITHPNVTSKTFAVFRVDKQHHLMSLVSMIVPSPDWIVGVSGLELCLPNCSWIEHKELNMYPIDVGTDDGITYMSPDALSDPPQLIRRITNDWPNDSQSPFFDPLGPDMKPMAKLHLNRQRLYEKSCGDTTTSSQDSGGDNDSNNNNNESDNDNNNSNRRNKNKACRTTRWGEWGPCGVTCGRGTRLRQRNYKDKEAAALHNCNVPLTDRGDCYANNPNCNGQTEEGTILSTPECELSEWSTWSSCTTTCGEGSTTRSRNFIHKKHRKKCKAIANGPQLQETFDCDNGPCENSETKEETNDENNAEDDDDGDDDDSENKNNEENENPDVTEEWLQNCPADAYGPWSQWSPCSVSCGSGLKSRYRFSNDNTQGINECKEQHVNCMAEVHDCNITPEIADEMCSESLMPGNCQRIYKRVYFDNEKQRCQYFDYTGCDGNKNNFDTMEACKKICIDMRKNQDTEDFNGIQTGSQVVSTTRVTNDDKKIDCQVTEWSDWAPCKICKNHTYKTRAILVKAKNGGNKCPTKLAKKMKCHRRPECADHSHSRRRRYRDRRPEWDHNQVSADCKLTQWSTWSKCDGPCGNSLRHRTKKIIVDTHGPTEKPCTDLVEFQKCSITCS; via the exons atggCTTATCATgtacgtttatttatttcaatattattattaatatttattattgataaaacaaattgtGCAAAATGTGATAGAAGACTTGAGGGAGTTACTACTTCACCAATTTCTCTGGAAGGTAGATTTGCCATTAATATGTGGGCACTTAATCAAACTGAAATCGTTGAACAATATATGCCAAATGTTGCATACACTG tgaCAATAAATGGCTACAATGTAACAAATATTCAAGGTAAATTTACAAGATTTATATTAACagctgataataaaaatgaatcatcaaATGTCGAAggaaaatttgatataattgatgaaaatttaacaaaatattctGACAAATGTCCAAATACTGTTgttgaatcaacaaaaatatcaaaagaaaaaataagtgtTACTTGGACAAGCCCACCAGAAGGAAGTGGCTGTATTATGATCAG aGCAACAATAATGGAAACTCCAGAAACATGGTATATGGATGAAGCAGGTATATCAAAAGTTTATTGTCAAGATCCAAAAGCTGATGCTGATGAACCAGGTCCTGTATTACAAGACTGTTGTGCATGTGATGAAGCAAAATATGAAGTTACATTTGAAGGAATTTGGTCAAGAAATACTCATccaaaa aATTTTCCGCCAAAAGGTTGGCTAACAAGATTTTCCGATGTTATTGGTGCTTCACATACAGTAGACTATAGATTTTGGCGTTATAATGAAACAGCTAGTCAAGGGCTTCAACAAGTTGCTGAATTTGGATCAACAAGAAAATTAGAATCCGAATTAAAAGAtcag agtgaACATATAAGAACAATTATAAAAGCACGTGGTATAACACATCCCAATGTAACATCAAAAACATTTGCTGTATTTAGAGTTGATAAACAACATCATTTAATGTCTCTAGTATCAATGAttg tacCATCACCTGATTGGATAGTTGGAGTATCAGGTCTTGAATTATGTCTACCAAATTGTTCATGGATTGAACATAAAGAACTAAACATGTATCCAATTGACGTTGGAACAGATGATGGTATCACTTACAtg TCACCAGATGCGTTATCTGATCCACCCCAGTTAATAAGACGAATAACAAATGATTGGCCAAATGATAGTCAATCACCATTTTTTGATCCACTGGGACCAGATATGAAACCAATGGCAAAACTTCATTTAAATCGTCAACGGTTATATGAGAAATCATGTGGAGATACAACTACATCTTCTCAAGATTCAGGTGGTGataatgatagtaataataataataatgaatcagataatgataataataattcaaatagaagaaataaaaata AAGCTTGTAGAACAACTCGTTGGGGTGAATGGGGACCATGTGGTGTAACATGTGGTCGAGGTACAAGATTACGTCAAAGAAATTATAAAGATAAAGAAGCTGCTGCATTACATAATTGTAATGTGCCACTTACTGATAGAGGAGATTGTTATGCTAATAATCCAAattg CAATGGACAGACAGAAGAAGGAACAATATTAAGTACTCCTGAGTGTGAATTAAGTGAATGGAGTACATGGAGTTCTTGTACAACAACATGTGGTGAAGGTAGTACAACAAGATCTcgtaattttattcataaaaaacacaGAAAAAAATGCAAGGCAATTGCAAATGGTCCACAATTACAGGAAACATTTGATTGTGATAATGGACCATGTGAAAATTCAGAAACAAAAGAA GAGACGAATGATGAAAACAATgctgaagatgatgatgatggtgatgatgatgatagtgaaaataaaaataatgaagaaaacgAGAATCCAGATGTAACCGAGGAATGGTTGCAG aaTTGTCCAGCAGATGCATATGGACCTTGGTCACAATGGAGTCCATGTTCTGTATCATGTGGTTCTGGATTAAAATCACGTTATAGATTTTCAAATGACAATACACAGGGTATCAATGAGTGCAAAGAACAACATGTTAATTGTATGGCTGAAGTACATGATTGCAATATAACACCAGAAATTGCTGATG AAATGTGCTCTGAATCATTAATGCCAGGAAATTGTCAACGTATATATAAACgtgtttattttgataatgaaaaacaacgttgtcaatattttgattatactGGTTGtgatggtaataaaaataattttgatacaaTGGAagcttgtaaaaaaatttgcatcgATATGAGAA aAAATCAAGATACTGAGGATTTTAATGGAATACAAACTGGTAGCCAAGTTGTATCAACAACTCGTGTtacaaatgatgataaaaaaattgattgtcaaGTAACAGAATGGAGTGATTGGGCACCttgtaaaatttgtaaaaatcatACATACAAAACTCGTGCAATTTTAGTTAAAGCAAAAAATGGAGGTAATAAATGTCCAACaaaattggcaaaaaaaatgaaatgtcaTAGACGTCCTGAATGTG ctgATCACAGTCATTCTCGTCGAAGAAGATATCGAGATC
- the LOC122852225 gene encoding spondin-1 isoform X4 — translation MAYHVRLFISILLLIFIIDKTNCAKCDRRLEGVTTSPISLEGRFAINMWALNQTEIVEQYMPNVAYTVTINGYNVTNIQGKFTRFILTADNKNESSNVEGKFDIIDENLTKYSDKCPNTVVESTKISKEKISVTWTSPPEGSGCIMIRATIMETPETWYMDEAGISKVYCQDPKADADEPGPVLQDCCACDEAKYEVTFEGIWSRNTHPKNFPPKGWLTRFSDVIGASHTVDYRFWRYNETASQGLQQVAEFGSTRKLESELKDQSEHIRTIIKARGITHPNVTSKTFAVFRVDKQHHLMSLVSMIVPSPDWIVGVSGLELCLPNCSWIEHKELNMYPIDVGTDDGITYMSPDALSDPPQLIRRITNDWPNDSQSPFFDPLGPDMKPMAKLHLNRQRLYEKSCGDTTTSSQDSGGDNDSNNNNNESDNDNNNSNRRNKNKACRTTRWGEWGPCGVTCGRGTRLRQRNYKDKEAAALHNCNVPLTDRGDCYANNPNCNGQTEEGTILSTPECELSEWSTWSSCTTTCGEGSTTRSRNFIHKKHRKKCKAIANGPQLQETFDCDNGPCENSETKEETNDENNAEDDDDGDDDDSENKNNEENENPDVTEEWLQNCPADAYGPWSQWSPCSVSCGSGLKSRYRFSNDNTQGINECKEQHVNCMAEVHDCNITPEIADEMCSESLMPGNCQRIYKRVYFDNEKQRCQYFDYTGCDGNKNNFDTMEACKKICIDMRTQSERRSGKSKRAKYENQDTEDFNGIQTGSQVVSTTRVTNDDKKIDCQVTEWSDWAPCKICKNHTYKTRAILVKAKNGGNKCPTKLAKKMKCHRRPECADHSHSRRRRYRDRRPEWDHNQVSADCKLTQWSTWSKCDGPCGNSLRHRTKKIIVDTHGPTEKPCTDLVEFQKCSITCS, via the exons atggCTTATCATgtacgtttatttatttcaatattattattaatatttattattgataaaacaaattgtGCAAAATGTGATAGAAGACTTGAGGGAGTTACTACTTCACCAATTTCTCTGGAAGGTAGATTTGCCATTAATATGTGGGCACTTAATCAAACTGAAATCGTTGAACAATATATGCCAAATGTTGCATACACTG tgaCAATAAATGGCTACAATGTAACAAATATTCAAGGTAAATTTACAAGATTTATATTAACagctgataataaaaatgaatcatcaaATGTCGAAggaaaatttgatataattgatgaaaatttaacaaaatattctGACAAATGTCCAAATACTGTTgttgaatcaacaaaaatatcaaaagaaaaaataagtgtTACTTGGACAAGCCCACCAGAAGGAAGTGGCTGTATTATGATCAG aGCAACAATAATGGAAACTCCAGAAACATGGTATATGGATGAAGCAGGTATATCAAAAGTTTATTGTCAAGATCCAAAAGCTGATGCTGATGAACCAGGTCCTGTATTACAAGACTGTTGTGCATGTGATGAAGCAAAATATGAAGTTACATTTGAAGGAATTTGGTCAAGAAATACTCATccaaaa aATTTTCCGCCAAAAGGTTGGCTAACAAGATTTTCCGATGTTATTGGTGCTTCACATACAGTAGACTATAGATTTTGGCGTTATAATGAAACAGCTAGTCAAGGGCTTCAACAAGTTGCTGAATTTGGATCAACAAGAAAATTAGAATCCGAATTAAAAGAtcag agtgaACATATAAGAACAATTATAAAAGCACGTGGTATAACACATCCCAATGTAACATCAAAAACATTTGCTGTATTTAGAGTTGATAAACAACATCATTTAATGTCTCTAGTATCAATGAttg tacCATCACCTGATTGGATAGTTGGAGTATCAGGTCTTGAATTATGTCTACCAAATTGTTCATGGATTGAACATAAAGAACTAAACATGTATCCAATTGACGTTGGAACAGATGATGGTATCACTTACAtg TCACCAGATGCGTTATCTGATCCACCCCAGTTAATAAGACGAATAACAAATGATTGGCCAAATGATAGTCAATCACCATTTTTTGATCCACTGGGACCAGATATGAAACCAATGGCAAAACTTCATTTAAATCGTCAACGGTTATATGAGAAATCATGTGGAGATACAACTACATCTTCTCAAGATTCAGGTGGTGataatgatagtaataataataataatgaatcagataatgataataataattcaaatagaagaaataaaaata AAGCTTGTAGAACAACTCGTTGGGGTGAATGGGGACCATGTGGTGTAACATGTGGTCGAGGTACAAGATTACGTCAAAGAAATTATAAAGATAAAGAAGCTGCTGCATTACATAATTGTAATGTGCCACTTACTGATAGAGGAGATTGTTATGCTAATAATCCAAattg CAATGGACAGACAGAAGAAGGAACAATATTAAGTACTCCTGAGTGTGAATTAAGTGAATGGAGTACATGGAGTTCTTGTACAACAACATGTGGTGAAGGTAGTACAACAAGATCTcgtaattttattcataaaaaacacaGAAAAAAATGCAAGGCAATTGCAAATGGTCCACAATTACAGGAAACATTTGATTGTGATAATGGACCATGTGAAAATTCAGAAACAAAAGAA GAGACGAATGATGAAAACAATgctgaagatgatgatgatggtgatgatgatgatagtgaaaataaaaataatgaagaaaacgAGAATCCAGATGTAACCGAGGAATGGTTGCAG aaTTGTCCAGCAGATGCATATGGACCTTGGTCACAATGGAGTCCATGTTCTGTATCATGTGGTTCTGGATTAAAATCACGTTATAGATTTTCAAATGACAATACACAGGGTATCAATGAGTGCAAAGAACAACATGTTAATTGTATGGCTGAAGTACATGATTGCAATATAACACCAGAAATTGCTGATG AAATGTGCTCTGAATCATTAATGCCAGGAAATTGTCAACGTATATATAAACgtgtttattttgataatgaaaaacaacgttgtcaatattttgattatactGGTTGtgatggtaataaaaataattttgatacaaTGGAagcttgtaaaaaaatttgcatcgATATGAGAA CTCAAAGTGAAAGAAGAAGTGGAAAATCAAAACGAGCTAAATACG aAAATCAAGATACTGAGGATTTTAATGGAATACAAACTGGTAGCCAAGTTGTATCAACAACTCGTGTtacaaatgatgataaaaaaattgattgtcaaGTAACAGAATGGAGTGATTGGGCACCttgtaaaatttgtaaaaatcatACATACAAAACTCGTGCAATTTTAGTTAAAGCAAAAAATGGAGGTAATAAATGTCCAACaaaattggcaaaaaaaatgaaatgtcaTAGACGTCCTGAATGTG ctgATCACAGTCATTCTCGTCGAAGAAGATATCGAGATC
- the LOC122852225 gene encoding spondin-1 isoform X10: MAYHVRLFISILLLIFIIDKTNCAKCDRRLEGVTTSPISLEGRFAINMWALNQTEIVEQYMPNVAYTVTINGYNVTNIQGKFTRFILTADNKNESSNVEGKFDIIDENLTKYSDKCPNTVVESTKISKEKISVTWTSPPEGSGCIMIRATIMETPETWYMDEAGISKVYCQDPKADADEPGPVLQDCCACDEAKYEVTFEGIWSRNTHPKNFPPKGWLTRFSDVIGASHTVDYRFWRYNETASQGLQQVAEFGSTRKLESELKDQSEHIRTIIKARGITHPNVTSKTFAVFRVDKQHHLMSLVSMIVPSPDWIVGVSGLELCLPNCSWIEHKELNMYPIDVGTDDGITYMSPDALSDPPQLIRRITNDWPNDSQSPFFDPLGPDMKPMAKLHLNRQRLYEKSCGDTTTSSQDSEACRTTRWGEWGPCGVTCGRGTRLRQRNYKDKEAAALHNCNVPLTDRGDCYANNPNCNGQTEEGTILSTPECELSEWSTWSSCTTTCGEGSTTRSRNFIHKKHRKKCKAIANGPQLQETFDCDNGPCENSETKEETNDENNAEDDDDGDDDDSENKNNEENENPDVTEEWLQNCPADAYGPWSQWSPCSVSCGSGLKSRYRFSNDNTQGINECKEQHVNCMAEVHDCNITPEIADENQDTEDFNGIQTGSQVVSTTRVTNDDKKIDCQVTEWSDWAPCKICKNHTYKTRAILVKAKNGGNKCPTKLAKKMKCHRRPECADHSHSRRRRYRDRRPEWDHNQADCKLTQWSTWSKCDGPCGNSLRHRTKKIIVDTHGPTEKPCTDLVEFQKCSITCS; this comes from the exons atggCTTATCATgtacgtttatttatttcaatattattattaatatttattattgataaaacaaattgtGCAAAATGTGATAGAAGACTTGAGGGAGTTACTACTTCACCAATTTCTCTGGAAGGTAGATTTGCCATTAATATGTGGGCACTTAATCAAACTGAAATCGTTGAACAATATATGCCAAATGTTGCATACACTG tgaCAATAAATGGCTACAATGTAACAAATATTCAAGGTAAATTTACAAGATTTATATTAACagctgataataaaaatgaatcatcaaATGTCGAAggaaaatttgatataattgatgaaaatttaacaaaatattctGACAAATGTCCAAATACTGTTgttgaatcaacaaaaatatcaaaagaaaaaataagtgtTACTTGGACAAGCCCACCAGAAGGAAGTGGCTGTATTATGATCAG aGCAACAATAATGGAAACTCCAGAAACATGGTATATGGATGAAGCAGGTATATCAAAAGTTTATTGTCAAGATCCAAAAGCTGATGCTGATGAACCAGGTCCTGTATTACAAGACTGTTGTGCATGTGATGAAGCAAAATATGAAGTTACATTTGAAGGAATTTGGTCAAGAAATACTCATccaaaa aATTTTCCGCCAAAAGGTTGGCTAACAAGATTTTCCGATGTTATTGGTGCTTCACATACAGTAGACTATAGATTTTGGCGTTATAATGAAACAGCTAGTCAAGGGCTTCAACAAGTTGCTGAATTTGGATCAACAAGAAAATTAGAATCCGAATTAAAAGAtcag agtgaACATATAAGAACAATTATAAAAGCACGTGGTATAACACATCCCAATGTAACATCAAAAACATTTGCTGTATTTAGAGTTGATAAACAACATCATTTAATGTCTCTAGTATCAATGAttg tacCATCACCTGATTGGATAGTTGGAGTATCAGGTCTTGAATTATGTCTACCAAATTGTTCATGGATTGAACATAAAGAACTAAACATGTATCCAATTGACGTTGGAACAGATGATGGTATCACTTACAtg TCACCAGATGCGTTATCTGATCCACCCCAGTTAATAAGACGAATAACAAATGATTGGCCAAATGATAGTCAATCACCATTTTTTGATCCACTGGGACCAGATATGAAACCAATGGCAAAACTTCATTTAAATCGTCAACGGTTATATGAGAAATCATGTGGAGATACAACTACATCTTCTCAAGATTCAG AAGCTTGTAGAACAACTCGTTGGGGTGAATGGGGACCATGTGGTGTAACATGTGGTCGAGGTACAAGATTACGTCAAAGAAATTATAAAGATAAAGAAGCTGCTGCATTACATAATTGTAATGTGCCACTTACTGATAGAGGAGATTGTTATGCTAATAATCCAAattg CAATGGACAGACAGAAGAAGGAACAATATTAAGTACTCCTGAGTGTGAATTAAGTGAATGGAGTACATGGAGTTCTTGTACAACAACATGTGGTGAAGGTAGTACAACAAGATCTcgtaattttattcataaaaaacacaGAAAAAAATGCAAGGCAATTGCAAATGGTCCACAATTACAGGAAACATTTGATTGTGATAATGGACCATGTGAAAATTCAGAAACAAAAGAA GAGACGAATGATGAAAACAATgctgaagatgatgatgatggtgatgatgatgatagtgaaaataaaaataatgaagaaaacgAGAATCCAGATGTAACCGAGGAATGGTTGCAG aaTTGTCCAGCAGATGCATATGGACCTTGGTCACAATGGAGTCCATGTTCTGTATCATGTGGTTCTGGATTAAAATCACGTTATAGATTTTCAAATGACAATACACAGGGTATCAATGAGTGCAAAGAACAACATGTTAATTGTATGGCTGAAGTACATGATTGCAATATAACACCAGAAATTGCTGATG aAAATCAAGATACTGAGGATTTTAATGGAATACAAACTGGTAGCCAAGTTGTATCAACAACTCGTGTtacaaatgatgataaaaaaattgattgtcaaGTAACAGAATGGAGTGATTGGGCACCttgtaaaatttgtaaaaatcatACATACAAAACTCGTGCAATTTTAGTTAAAGCAAAAAATGGAGGTAATAAATGTCCAACaaaattggcaaaaaaaatgaaatgtcaTAGACGTCCTGAATGTG ctgATCACAGTCATTCTCGTCGAAGAAGATATCGAGATC